A window of the Mesorhizobium sp. L-2-11 genome harbors these coding sequences:
- a CDS encoding HEPN/Toprim-associated domain-containing protein, with product MFQVFGTSPGNRDAEVAWEFGALVGSGWASMDDFRPGARRRQTFLIAPKERLTRGYCGTDWTCWNPTSPIFSAS from the coding sequence ATGTTCCAGGTCTTCGGGACGTCGCCCGGAAATCGAGATGCCGAGGTTGCTTGGGAATTCGGCGCCCTTGTCGGTTCGGGGTGGGCCAGCATGGATGACTTCCGGCCCGGGGCCCGGCGCAGGCAGACGTTTCTGATTGCACCGAAGGAACGTCTGACGCGCGGATACTGCGGCACAGACTGGACTTGTTGGAACCCGACGTCTCCGATTTTTTCCGCTTCATAG
- a CDS encoding P-loop ATPase, Sll1717 family, translating into MKAFFAYPSSERDVIEAIHSAKQSLSQSRRDLEVTLWQENDISGRPLTDPIFEAISESDMLFADVTTMNFNVTFEIAYAIGLGKRVHLVRDQNIAREASLITKIGIFDTLGFTTYSEGHGLARILQGATPENPLPLKVEPNKKAPVYILNTPTSNAPMLAIGARVKKSRLGFRSFIPQEEIRMSASKAVVDISACMGVIVPLLQPSFVDADIHNVRAAFIAGLAFGLGKVTLILQPPDGPAPLDVRDMVKTFSHAEDIAEFINEFALDVTERMQADDPLAVPKGSFLSELSIGDAVAENEFQTLARYYLRTDQYGRASRGEVNLVVGRKGAGKTALFSQLRNEKRAKVQNIVVDLKPEGYQLIRLKEDVLDYLAEGARTHLITALFEYVLYLEICYKVLEKDKTKYMRDGRLYDPYLALQKAYESGDASEGDFSERLQALSRSLVEGFKRTYGQSDREQRLTSAQVTELVYKHNIKDVREALSAYLEFKDSVWVLFDNLDKGWSAHGLNDEDVTILRALIDAARKIQRQMQSDEHDFHCVVFVRNDVYQLLVEASADYGKESRAVLDWTEPDVLREMLRRRLISGLFPPKTPFEKVWSSVAISHYRGEETSSFLIERSLMRPRNLIKLISHCRGFAVGLGHEKIEQDDIEKGLRSYSLDLITDADQELTDILGADTTLIYHFIGEGESFSRDQLEKICRGAEIAPEKIESVIEFLLYYGFMGIHHTERTTYIFNVNYDMKHLKVLEKKAGANVTYTLSPAFHAGLN; encoded by the coding sequence ATGAAGGCGTTTTTCGCGTATCCATCATCCGAACGAGACGTGATTGAGGCGATCCACTCGGCCAAGCAGTCACTTAGCCAATCACGGCGGGATCTCGAGGTCACCCTGTGGCAGGAAAACGACATTTCTGGCCGACCACTGACGGACCCGATTTTCGAGGCGATTTCCGAGTCGGACATGCTTTTCGCCGACGTGACGACCATGAACTTCAACGTCACGTTTGAGATCGCATACGCCATAGGGCTCGGGAAGCGCGTGCATCTGGTCCGAGACCAGAACATCGCCCGCGAGGCGTCCCTGATTACGAAAATCGGCATCTTCGACACTTTGGGCTTCACCACCTACTCGGAAGGCCATGGTCTCGCCAGGATCCTTCAAGGCGCCACGCCAGAGAACCCCTTACCCCTCAAGGTTGAACCAAACAAAAAAGCGCCCGTCTATATCTTGAACACCCCCACGTCCAACGCGCCGATGCTGGCGATAGGCGCCAGGGTTAAAAAATCCCGCCTCGGCTTCCGGAGCTTTATACCGCAAGAGGAAATCAGGATGTCGGCGAGCAAGGCCGTAGTCGACATCTCGGCCTGCATGGGCGTCATCGTACCGCTGTTGCAGCCTAGTTTCGTCGACGCCGACATCCACAACGTGCGCGCGGCATTCATCGCCGGTCTCGCGTTTGGGCTGGGCAAGGTGACCCTGATCCTGCAGCCGCCCGACGGACCCGCGCCGCTCGACGTCCGGGACATGGTCAAGACGTTCTCCCATGCCGAGGACATCGCGGAGTTCATCAATGAGTTTGCCCTCGACGTGACCGAGCGAATGCAGGCCGACGACCCCCTTGCCGTGCCGAAAGGCTCATTTCTATCGGAACTGTCGATAGGAGATGCCGTTGCTGAGAACGAGTTCCAGACCCTGGCCAGATACTACCTGAGGACGGATCAGTACGGCCGGGCTTCCCGTGGCGAGGTCAACCTTGTGGTCGGGCGAAAGGGGGCTGGAAAGACGGCGCTTTTCTCCCAGCTTCGAAATGAGAAGCGCGCCAAGGTTCAGAACATCGTGGTTGACCTCAAGCCCGAGGGCTACCAGCTCATCCGTCTCAAGGAGGACGTCCTCGACTACCTGGCCGAGGGCGCTCGAACACACTTGATCACTGCTTTGTTCGAGTATGTTCTCTACCTGGAGATTTGCTACAAGGTCCTCGAGAAGGACAAGACCAAATATATGCGGGACGGCAGGCTCTACGACCCTTATCTGGCCCTGCAAAAAGCCTACGAGTCGGGCGACGCCAGCGAGGGGGACTTTTCCGAGCGGCTGCAAGCGCTCTCCCGGTCTCTCGTCGAGGGCTTCAAGCGCACTTACGGGCAGTCAGACCGGGAACAGCGGCTGACGTCGGCCCAGGTTACGGAGCTTGTTTACAAGCACAATATCAAAGATGTGCGCGAAGCGCTCTCGGCGTATCTCGAGTTCAAGGACAGCGTGTGGGTCCTCTTCGACAATCTCGACAAGGGGTGGTCGGCGCACGGGCTGAACGACGAGGACGTCACAATCCTCCGAGCTTTGATAGACGCGGCGCGTAAGATCCAGCGCCAAATGCAATCGGACGAGCACGACTTCCATTGTGTTGTCTTCGTGCGAAACGACGTCTACCAGCTCCTCGTCGAAGCGTCTGCCGACTATGGCAAAGAGAGCCGCGCGGTGCTCGATTGGACCGAGCCCGACGTGCTGCGTGAGATGTTGCGCCGCCGGCTCATATCCGGCCTCTTTCCGCCCAAAACCCCTTTCGAGAAGGTGTGGTCGAGTGTCGCCATCAGCCACTACAGAGGCGAGGAGACGTCGAGCTTTCTGATTGAGCGGTCGCTGATGCGGCCGCGCAATCTAATCAAGCTTATCAGCCATTGCCGCGGTTTCGCTGTCGGGCTTGGGCACGAGAAGATCGAGCAGGACGACATCGAAAAGGGCCTCAGGAGCTATTCCTTGGACCTCATCACCGACGCGGACCAGGAGCTCACTGACATTCTCGGCGCTGACACCACGCTGATCTACCACTTCATCGGGGAAGGAGAGAGCTTCAGCCGCGACCAGCTTGAGAAGATATGCCGTGGAGCCGAGATCGCACCTGAGAAAATCGAGAGCGTGATTGAGTTCCTTCTTTACTACGGCTTCATGGGTATCCACCACACCGAGAGAACGACGTATATCTTCAATGTGAACTACGACATGAAGCACTTGAAGGTTCTAGAGAAAAAGGCGGGCGCGAATGTGACCTACACGCTTAGCCCGGCTTTCCATGCCGGATTGAATTGA